The Sphingopyxis sp. TUF1 genome segment CGTCGCCATCGGGATCGTCAGCATCGTGCTGCCGATCGCCATCAACAGCAGGGCGGTGAACGCCGCGTTGGTGATGATCGCCTTGTCGAGCAGGATGTTGGCAAAGATGATCATGATCAACGCCTTGGTTTGCAACAGCCAGCCGATCAGCATCGCTTCGTCACGCGACCAGCCCAGAAGGCGCCCGGCGAGGGTGGTCGCGGTGAGCTTTCCGGCCACCGCGGCGAAAAGCAACAGCGCCGCGACCCCGAAAACCACAACCCCGCCGACGTCCCATTCGGTCCGCAGTCCGGTCGAAAGAAAAAACACCGGCATGACGGTCAGCAACACGATATTGCGGAAACGGTCCATCGCATCATGGCCGAACCACTGAGCGTCCAGTACGGCCCCGGCCAGAAAGGCGCCGACCATATAGTGCAGCCCCGACCAGTCGCCCGCCAGCCCGCACAGGATCAGCCAGATCAGCCCCACCGCCCAGCGATCCGCCCCGGCCAGTCGGGGCATCAGCCGCCGTATCAGCCATGCCGCGACGGCAAAGCCGATCAGAAACATCAATTGCCGGCCGATCCGTTCCCAATCGACAAGGATCAAGGCAAGGACGCCCCAGATCGCAACATCGTCCAGGCTGGCATAGCGCAGAATCCGCTGCCCGATCGGCTGACGAAAAATCGCCAGCTTTTCCATCAGCAGGACAAGGATCGGCAGCGCGGTGACCGAGCAGGCCATGCCGATTCCGGCGACGACCTGCCAGTGGGCGCCCGCAGCACCGCTCCACCCGGGAAAGCGCAGGATCAGGAGTGCCGCGGCGGCGCCGAAGGCGAACGGCACACCGAGCGCCAGAGTTGCGGTAACGGCCGTTTCGCGCCGATGTCTCCATGCTTGTCCGATGTCGAGTTCGATCCCCGCGATCCAGACGAACATCATCACCGCCCACCAGGCGATACCGTTCAGCGATGCGACCACTTCGGGCCGGAAAACAAAGCCATGATAGTCTGGAAACGCCGCGCCGAGAACACCGGGACCGAGCAGGATTCCGCCGACGATCTGAACGATCACCAGCGGTGCCCAATAGTCGGTACGAAAAACGCGCCAAAAAGCCCATGGCACGGCAAAGATGATCAGCAAGGCGATCAGGAATACTTCGGTATGCGTCACACCCACCCCCTGAGCGATTTGGTGGACGCTATGATCGAGACCTGCTTGCGACAAGCAGGAATAGCTATGTTAACCTCCGTCGCACCGTTGTTCCGTGTCGGGACAGCCGCCCGGTTAACCAGCTTCGCGAAGGACGGACGCGCCGGAAAGCGCTAAGCGGTGTAAATGGTCAAGTCGATCCTCCTCCGGCCGCTGTTGCCGCTGCTGACTCTTCCGCTGCTTTTGGCGCCGACGCCATCACCCGCGCAGAGTGGCGGCGCGCCCTATGATGTCGATGGCAGAGGCTTTACGCGGCTGCAGGATGCGGTCGATGCGATCGGTGAGGGCGAAGGCACGATCCGCATCGCTCCGGGCTATCACCGCGACTGCGCGGTGCAGACCACAGGGCGCATTGCCTTCGTCGCCGCCGAACCGGGCCGCGCGATCTTCGACGGCGTGACGTGCGAGGGGAAGGCGGCGCTGGTGCTGCGCGGCGACGGTGCGCGTGTCGACGGGCTGGTGTTCCAGAATATGCGCGTTCCCGACGGCAATGGCGCCGGGATTCGCCTCGAGACGAGCGACCTCGATGTCGTGAATGCGATGTTCCGCAATAGCGAGCAGGGCATTTTGACCGCCGACGACCCGGAAGCGACGCTGACGATCGACCGCTCGACCTTTTCGCGGCTCGGCCGCTGCGACCGCGGCCTCAGTTGCGCACACAGCGTCTACACCGGCATCTATGGCCGCGTGACCGTAACCCGCACGCGCTTCGAAAAGGGCAGCGGCGGCCATTATCTGAAAACGCGCGCGATCCAGGTCGATGTCAGCGACAACAGCTTCGACGATACGCAGGGCACAGGCACCAATTACATGATCGATCTGCCGTCGGGTTCGGTGGGGCGGATCGCGAACAATATGTTCGTGCAGGGGCGCGACAAGGAAAATTATTCGGCCTTCATCGCGGTCGCGGCCGAGGAGCGCAAAAATTCTTCGCGCGGGCTGGTGATCGAGGGCAACCGAGCCAGCCTTCCCGCGGGGATGGACCGTCGATCGGTGTTCGTTGCTGACTGGAGCGGAGAGGCGCTGGCGATCGGCGCGAATGAGCTGGGGGCGGGGCTTACGCGCTTTGAGAAGCGCTGAACTGACCCTCAGAACCCGTTTGTGTCGAGCGAAGTCGAGACACGCGAGGCCATGCACGACATCAACGCGTCTCGACTTCGCTCGACACAAACGGAGTATAGGTAGGGCTTAGGCCTCCCCGCGCGTTTCGATGAGCGAGGCCGCGAGCGCTTCGGCGGGGGTCTTGCCGCCCCACAGCACGAACTGGAACACCGGGTAAAAGCGTTCGCATTCGTCGATCGCGCTTTCGACGAGCGTTTCGGTAAGGTCGAGCGGCAGCGCGGCGTCGGCGCCCAGCAGCATCCCGTGGCGATAGAGGATCGTGCCGCTGTTCGACCATAGCTCGAAATGGCCGAGCCACAGCTGCTCGTTGATCATCGCCAGCGCCTCGTGCGCGACGGCGCGCTTGTCTTCGACGACGCGGATGTCGGGAAAGGCGAGGAGTTGGATCACGCCGTCATCGGCGCGCCACACCGCGCGCAGTTCGTATGCCGTCCAGCTTCCCTGTGCGGTCGCGACGATCTCGTCCTCGCCGACCATCTCGTGCGGCCAGTCGTGCGCGGCAAAATAGGAGGCGAGCATGTCCATCGGCGCCGCGTCCTGGCCGTCGTCGTCTTCGTAAATATCGTCACTCATGGTGGGCGCTTTAGCGCGTGTTTAATCGGGTGGCGAGTCATCGACGCAAAACGTCGCCCCCGCGAAGGCGGGAGCCGCCATCTGCCTTTTTCTGCGCCGCCAAGTAAACCGACAGTGGCCCCCGCCTTCGCGGGGGCGACGTCTCACTTTGCCTTGGGTACTGCCTTGGGTTTGGGCGCAGACGCAGTCTTCGTCGCAGCCTTCGGCGCCGCCGCTGCCGGCTTCGCCACGCCTTCCAACTTGTCCAGCCGCGCCTTAAGCGCTTCGGCATCGGCGCGCGCGGTGGCGGCCATCTGTTTCACCGCGTCGAATTCCTCGCGGCTGACGAAGTCCATGCGGCCCACAAATTCCTTCGCGCGCTCGCGCATGGCGGCTTCGGCCTCGCGACCGGCGCCGGCGACGGTTCCGGCGATGCCGTTCATCATCTTGGCGAGATCATCGAAAAAGCGGTTTTCGCTCTGCATGTCTGATATTCCTTCGTCGGGGACAGCCCCTTGCCTTACCTTATCTGGGTGCTGGCGGCGGCGGGAACAAGGGTTTCGGCATCGGGATTGCGCTGGTCGATCTGGAAATTCAGGATCGAGGCGAAGCTGAGCCAGACCATATAGGGGACGAGCAGCCACGCCGCAGCCTTGCGGATCGGCGCAAAGGCGAATGCAGTTGCGATCGTCACCATCAGGATGAAGATGATCAGGTATAGCGCCTTCGTCACCTCATGCTGGCCGAAAAACAGCGGCGACCAGGCAAAGTTGGCGATCAGCTGGACGAAGAAGAGCAGCAGCGCAAAGCCGCGCCCCTTCGCCCCGCGCGCGTGCAGGATCATCGCCAGCGACAGCCCCAGCATGATGTAGAGGATCGGCCAGACGACGCCGAACACCCACCCCGGCGGGGTGATCGACGGCAGGTCGAGCGCGGCGAACCACCGATTGTCGTAACCGCTGTTCGAAAGCACGCCCATCAGGCTGCCGATCAGGACGATGGCGGGCACGGTGACGAGCGCCCAGCGAAGGTAGGACATGCGAAGCTGGCCTTGCGTTGCGATTTCGGTCATGTCGGCAATATCCCCCACCGGCGAATCCGTTGCATTTGTGTCGCGATTGTGCGGCGTAGCGTCAAGCCGTTCGCTTGGTCGCCGCGATCAGAAATTCGACATTGCCCTCGGGCCCCGTGATCGGGCTCTCGACCAGGTCCGCGACGTCCCAGCCCTCGTCCGTCAGCCAGTTCCGCACCTCGGCGCAGACGCGCGCGTGGACAGCGGCATCGCGCACGACGCCCTTCTTGCCGACCTCTTGGCGCTGGGCTTCGAACTGCGGCTTGATCAGTGCGACGAGGCGGGCACCCGGTTTTGCGAACGACATCGGCACCGGCAACACTTTCGACAGCGCAATGAAGCTCGCATCGCAGACGACGATGTCGATCAGTTCGGGAATATGCTCCGCAGTCAGAATGCGCGCGCTCGTCTGTTCGTGGACGATAACACGCGCGTCCTGCCGCAGCTTCCACGCCAGCTGGTTGGTTCCTGAATCGACCGCATAAACGCGCGTGGCGCCGCGGCTCAGCAGCACGTCGGTGAAACCGCCGGTCGACGATCCGACGTCGATGGCGACCGCACCCGCCACATCCCAGCCGAGATGGGAGAGCGCATGGTCGAGCTTGATCCCGCCGCGCGACACCCACGGATGGTCGCGCCCCTTCACGCTCAGCGCGGCGTCATCGGCGATCTGCTGTCCCGCCTTGTCGATCTTGCGGTCACCGACAAAGGCCAGCCCCGCAAGGATCAGCGCCTGCGCGCGCGTCCGGCTTTCGGCGAGGCCGCGATCGACGAGCAACTGATCGGCGCGTTGTTTCGCCATCACCTTTCTCCCGTCATTGCGAGGAGCGAAGCGGCGAAGCAATCTCCAGCTATCGGCAAGACAGGGCGATAGCTGGAGATTGCTTCGCTGCGCTCGCAATGACGGCCAAGAGCAATCACTTCGCTTCCAACTTGTCCGTCAGCATCCCCGGCGTCAAAATCTGCGGCAGGACTTCGGGGTTCGCCGCGCCGGGCGCATACCAGAGGTAAAGCGGTACGCTGTTGCGGCCATGTTCGGCCAGCGTGCGCGTGATGACGGGATCGCCGTTCGTCCAGTCGCCGATCAGCGTGACCACCCCCGCCTTATCGAACGCCGCCTGGACAGCTTCGCGGTTGATGGCGCCCGCCTCGTTCGCCTTGCACGACAGGCACCAGTCGGCGGTGAAATAGACGAAGACCGGTTTGTCCGTAGCGCGCGCCTTGGCGAGAGCATCGGGCGAGAAGGTCGACCCATTGCCCTCGGTGGTCCGTTCCGCCTTCGCCACCTCGGTCACGGTCGCACCGAGGCTGACGACAAAGAGCAGGCCGGAGACGATGAGCAGCCACGACCGCCGGTCGCCGCGCTGAACCGCGCCATAGTGCGTGAGCAGCACGAGTGCCATGGCGACCGCGACGGCAGGCCAAAGGAGCTGTTCGCCGCTGCCGAGCTGGCGCCAAAGCAGCCAGGCCAGCGCGAGCGTCGTCAGCGCCATGGGCAGCGCCATCCACTTGCGGAACCGGCCCATCCACGGCCCGGGCTTCGGCAGTCGGTTCCGCAGCGCGGGCACAAAGCCGATCGCAAGGAAGGGGAGGGCGAGCCCCAGCCCGAGCCCGCCGAAGATCGGCAACGCCGCCCACGCGGGCAGCGCCAGCGTTGCGCCGAGCGCCGCGCCGAGCAGCGGCCCGCTGCACGGCGTCGCCACGAAAGCGGCGAGCGCGCCGGTCCAGAAACCACCCGCCGCGCCGCCTTGCGCTGCCAGTTTCTGCCCGCCGCCGAAGGACGGCAGTTCGTAGGCGCCGAGCAGGTTGAGCGTGATTGCCAGCGCGAGGATCAGCAGCGCGAGCACGCTCACCGGATGCTGAAGCTGGAACGCCCAGCCCACCTGTTCACCGGTGGCGCGCAATGCGATCAGTGCGCCACCGAGCAACAAGGCGGTCACGATAGCGCCCGCCGTATAAGCGAGCGCTTCGACCCTGGCCGATCGCGCGTCGCCGCCCGACCGCGCGAGGCTCAACGCCTTCAGGCTCAGGATCGGAAAGACGCACGGCATCAGGTTCAGGATCAGGCCGCCGATGATTGCGCCGCCGAGCGCGGTCCAGAACAGCCCCATGTCGACGCCGCCTGCCGCCGCGGCGATCGGTTCGCCCGCCGCGGGCACGGCGCTGGGGGCGAATGTCAGCACGAGGCCGCGCCCGTCGCCGGTTTTGAGCAGCGCCGCCACCGTCCCTTCGCGCGCGCCCTTGGCGCGCGCCTCGACGATGATGCGATCGCCGTTGCGGCTGATGCGCTGGGGCGCGGCATAGTCGATGACATCCTGCGTCTCGACGAACAGGTGCGGCGCGTCGATCGCCACGCTGGCAGGAAGGGGAATGGCAAACCGCACGCTGTCGCCGCGGCGTTCCCAGCTGCCCTGGCGGTCGAGCGGTTGGGGCAACAAGGCGCGCCAGCGGTCGAAACGGGCGCGCTCCGCGGCCCGAATCGTCCCGTCGCCTGCGGTTAGCCGGACCGATATCACCGCCTTTTCGGGAACGCACACCTTGTCGGTGCAAGCGAGCCAGTTGGCGACCCCCGACAGGGTCAGGTCGGTTCCCGGGGCGACCGACGGGTCAACGTGCATTTCGGCAAGCAACGCATAGGGATGCTCGTAAACATGGTTCATCATGCCGAAGAGGATCAGCGCGTCGGGAACGGGGTAGTGAAAGGGTGCGACGGTCACGCCGTCGGGCAGGTTCCAGTCGACCGTCAGCCCGAACCCCGCATCGCCGCCATTGGCCCAATAGCCGTGCCACGGCTTTTCGGGCGTCATGGCAAGCGCGAGCGTCGTCGTGCCGCCGGGCGCCGGCGCCGTCGATTCGGCGACCAGTCGCGGCGTAATGTGAGTCGCTTGCGCGTACGCAGGACCAACGGCCAGAAGAACCGCGGCCAGCAAGGCCATCAACGCCAGCCCGATGCGTGTCACAAAAGCCTCACTCGCCAATTTCATGCTCCGTCCGCGATCGTCCGCCTTTCGAAGGCTTGCCATATAGGCGGCTTTGGTCGAGAGCACAGCCCGCGCTGACACCCACCTAATGGAGATGCCGCCCGTGAAGCTCAAGAAAACGACCATCGCGCTTGCTGCCGCGTTCTGCCTCACCAATGCCGGACCCTTGTTCGCGCAGGAAGCGGCCCCCGCCGCGGCCTCCGATCCCAAGGCGGTGACGGCCGCCACTCCGGCCCCGAAGCTGCTGGTCGTCATCGCGGTCGATCAGCTGTCGGCCGATCTGTTCGCCGAATATCGCGGTCGTTTCCGCGGCGGCTTTGCGCGGCTCGCGTCGGGCGTGGTCTTTCCTTCGGGTTATCAGGCGCATGGGGCGACCGAAACCTGTCCCGGCCACTCGACGATTCTAACCGGCGCCCATCCGGCGCGCACCGGAATCATTTCGAATAATTATTTCGATCTTTCGGTCGCGCGCGCCGACAAGCGACTCTATTGCGCCGAGGATGAGACGGTGCCCGACACCAGCTCGGGCAGCGGCAAATATGCGCCGTCGGTCAAGCATTTGCTCGTCCCGACGCTCGGAGACCTGATGAAAGCCCGCAATCCGCAGGCGCAGGTCGTCTCGGTCGCCGGCAAGGACCGCGCCGCGATCATGATGGGCGGCCACCGCGCCGATGAAACGCTGTGGCTCGCGCCGACCGGCCTCACCAGCTATCGCGGCACGCCGCTGTCGCCGACCGCCGAGCGGGCGGGAACGGCGATTGCCGCAGCGATCAATCAGCCGCGCGAGCCGCTCGCGCTTCCCGCAGAATGCGCGGCGCACGACATCGCCATTCCGCTCGGCACGGGCGGTTCGGTCGGCACGGGACGCCTGGCGCGCGGCGCGGGTGCCTTCCGCCGCTTCCTGGCATCGCCCGAAGCCGACGGCGCCGTGCTCGCCACCGCCGCAGCGCTGCGACAGGAGCGCCGGATGGGCGAAGGCAGCGGCACCGACCTGCTGATCGTCGGTCTGTCGGCCACCGACTATGTCGGGCACGGCGCGGGGACCGAAGGCAGCGAAATGTGTCTGCAACTCGCCGGCCTCGACCGCGAACTGGGCGATTTCTTCGCGCGCCTCGATGCGACGGGGATCGATTATGCCGTCGCGCTGACCGCCGATCATGGCGGGCACGATCTCCCCGAACGCAACCGTCAGAATGGCTGGCCCGACGCGCAACGCGTCGACACGGCGTTCGATCCGGACGCATTGGGCGATGAAGTTGCCCAAAAGCTCGGGCTTCCGCAGCCTCTGCTGCTCGGCGAAAGCGGTGATTATCATCTGTCGAAAGCGCTGACCGCAGCGCAGCGCAAGGCCGCGCTCGCCGAAATCCTGTCGCGCCTCCGCGCCCATCCGCAGGTCGAGATGGTCGCGACGCGCGAAGAGCTGGCGGCGCATCCCCTCTCAAAGCGCCCACCTGATATGTGGAGCGTGATGGATCGGTTGCGCGCCTCTTTTCATCCCGACCGTTCGGGCGACTTCATCATCGCGCTGAAGGCCCGCGTCACCCCGATCGCCGAACCGGGCATCGGCTATGTCGCGACGCACGGGTCGGTGTGGGATTATGATCGCCGCGTGCCGATAATTTTCTGGCGCAAGGGGCTGGCGGGATTTGAACAGCCCAACGCGGTGATGACGGTCGACATCATGCCGACCCTGGCGTCGCTGATCGGCGTGCCCGTCGATAGCACCGTGATCGATGGCCGCTGTCTCGACCTGATTTCGGGTCCCGAAAGCAGTTGCCGACAATAAGAGAATAAGGACCAATGACGAAGGATTTAGAGGGTTTCACCGGCGCGATGTTGCTCGTCGGGTGCGGAAACATGGCGGGTGCGATGCTCGATCGCTGGCTGGCGGCGGGGCTTGACGCTGCGGCGGTGACGATCGTCGATCCTGTTGCCGTGCCGCGCCAGGGCGTTGCGCAATTTGCGTCGCTTGCCGAATGGCGCGCCGCGGGCGGCACCGCCGATTGGATCATGCTCGGCATGAAGCCGCAGCAGCTTGGGGACGTGGCGGGTGACCTTGTCGACGTCGTGAACGGCGACACGCATCTGCTGTCGATCCTCGCCGGAGTTTCGCTCGCCGATCTTGCCGCGCGCTTTCCGGCCGCGAAGGCACAGGTGCGTATCCTGCCGAATCTTGCCGCGCGCATTGGCGCGGGCGTGTCGGCAGTGGCGAGCAACGGCAATGCCGATATGGCGGCGGTGACTGCCTTGCTCGACGCGCTCGGCACCGTCGTCGCGCTGGACGACGATTCGACGATGGATCTCGTCACGGCCTTTACGGGCAGCGGTCCGGCCTTTGTTTTTCGGCTGATCGAATCCTATGCGGCGGCAGGCGAGCGGCTGGGGCTGTCGGCGGAAGATGCGCTGAAGCTTGCGACGGCGACCTTCGGCGGAGCGACCGCGCTGCTTGCCGAGAGCGGTGAAAAGCCCGGAACGCTTATCGCTCAGGTCGCTAGCAAGGGCGGCACGACGCAGGCGGGGCTCGACGTACTCGA includes the following:
- a CDS encoding cation:proton antiporter — encoded protein: MTHTEVFLIALLIIFAVPWAFWRVFRTDYWAPLVIVQIVGGILLGPGVLGAAFPDYHGFVFRPEVVASLNGIAWWAVMMFVWIAGIELDIGQAWRHRRETAVTATLALGVPFAFGAAAALLILRFPGWSGAAGAHWQVVAGIGMACSVTALPILVLLMEKLAIFRQPIGQRILRYASLDDVAIWGVLALILVDWERIGRQLMFLIGFAVAAWLIRRLMPRLAGADRWAVGLIWLILCGLAGDWSGLHYMVGAFLAGAVLDAQWFGHDAMDRFRNIVLLTVMPVFFLSTGLRTEWDVGGVVVFGVAALLLFAAVAGKLTATTLAGRLLGWSRDEAMLIGWLLQTKALIMIIFANILLDKAIITNAAFTALLLMAIGSTMLTIPMATPILKRLGTTLPRRV
- a CDS encoding accessory factor UbiK family protein translates to MQSENRFFDDLAKMMNGIAGTVAGAGREAEAAMRERAKEFVGRMDFVSREEFDAVKQMAATARADAEALKARLDKLEGVAKPAAAAPKAATKTASAPKPKAVPKAK
- a CDS encoding alkaline phosphatase family protein — translated: MEMPPVKLKKTTIALAAAFCLTNAGPLFAQEAAPAAASDPKAVTAATPAPKLLVVIAVDQLSADLFAEYRGRFRGGFARLASGVVFPSGYQAHGATETCPGHSTILTGAHPARTGIISNNYFDLSVARADKRLYCAEDETVPDTSSGSGKYAPSVKHLLVPTLGDLMKARNPQAQVVSVAGKDRAAIMMGGHRADETLWLAPTGLTSYRGTPLSPTAERAGTAIAAAINQPREPLALPAECAAHDIAIPLGTGGSVGTGRLARGAGAFRRFLASPEADGAVLATAAALRQERRMGEGSGTDLLIVGLSATDYVGHGAGTEGSEMCLQLAGLDRELGDFFARLDATGIDYAVALTADHGGHDLPERNRQNGWPDAQRVDTAFDPDALGDEVAQKLGLPQPLLLGESGDYHLSKALTAAQRKAALAEILSRLRAHPQVEMVATREELAAHPLSKRPPDMWSVMDRLRASFHPDRSGDFIIALKARVTPIAEPGIGYVATHGSVWDYDRRVPIIFWRKGLAGFEQPNAVMTVDIMPTLASLIGVPVDSTVIDGRCLDLISGPESSCRQ
- a CDS encoding right-handed parallel beta-helix repeat-containing protein; its protein translation is MVKSILLRPLLPLLTLPLLLAPTPSPAQSGGAPYDVDGRGFTRLQDAVDAIGEGEGTIRIAPGYHRDCAVQTTGRIAFVAAEPGRAIFDGVTCEGKAALVLRGDGARVDGLVFQNMRVPDGNGAGIRLETSDLDVVNAMFRNSEQGILTADDPEATLTIDRSTFSRLGRCDRGLSCAHSVYTGIYGRVTVTRTRFEKGSGGHYLKTRAIQVDVSDNSFDDTQGTGTNYMIDLPSGSVGRIANNMFVQGRDKENYSAFIAVAAEERKNSSRGLVIEGNRASLPAGMDRRSVFVADWSGEALAIGANELGAGLTRFEKR
- a CDS encoding TlyA family RNA methyltransferase gives rise to the protein MAKQRADQLLVDRGLAESRTRAQALILAGLAFVGDRKIDKAGQQIADDAALSVKGRDHPWVSRGGIKLDHALSHLGWDVAGAVAIDVGSSTGGFTDVLLSRGATRVYAVDSGTNQLAWKLRQDARVIVHEQTSARILTAEHIPELIDIVVCDASFIALSKVLPVPMSFAKPGARLVALIKPQFEAQRQEVGKKGVVRDAAVHARVCAEVRNWLTDEGWDVADLVESPITGPEGNVEFLIAATKRTA
- a CDS encoding YbjN domain-containing protein — translated: MSDDIYEDDDGQDAAPMDMLASYFAAHDWPHEMVGEDEIVATAQGSWTAYELRAVWRADDGVIQLLAFPDIRVVEDKRAVAHEALAMINEQLWLGHFELWSNSGTILYRHGMLLGADAALPLDLTETLVESAIDECERFYPVFQFVLWGGKTPAEALAASLIETRGEA
- a CDS encoding protein-disulfide reductase DsbD family protein is translated as MKLASEAFVTRIGLALMALLAAVLLAVGPAYAQATHITPRLVAESTAPAPGGTTTLALAMTPEKPWHGYWANGGDAGFGLTVDWNLPDGVTVAPFHYPVPDALILFGMMNHVYEHPYALLAEMHVDPSVAPGTDLTLSGVANWLACTDKVCVPEKAVISVRLTAGDGTIRAAERARFDRWRALLPQPLDRQGSWERRGDSVRFAIPLPASVAIDAPHLFVETQDVIDYAAPQRISRNGDRIIVEARAKGAREGTVAALLKTGDGRGLVLTFAPSAVPAAGEPIAAAAGGVDMGLFWTALGGAIIGGLILNLMPCVFPILSLKALSLARSGGDARSARVEALAYTAGAIVTALLLGGALIALRATGEQVGWAFQLQHPVSVLALLILALAITLNLLGAYELPSFGGGQKLAAQGGAAGGFWTGALAAFVATPCSGPLLGAALGATLALPAWAALPIFGGLGLGLALPFLAIGFVPALRNRLPKPGPWMGRFRKWMALPMALTTLALAWLLWRQLGSGEQLLWPAVAVAMALVLLTHYGAVQRGDRRSWLLIVSGLLFVVSLGATVTEVAKAERTTEGNGSTFSPDALAKARATDKPVFVYFTADWCLSCKANEAGAINREAVQAAFDKAGVVTLIGDWTNGDPVITRTLAEHGRNSVPLYLWYAPGAANPEVLPQILTPGMLTDKLEAK
- the proC gene encoding pyrroline-5-carboxylate reductase — translated: MTKDLEGFTGAMLLVGCGNMAGAMLDRWLAAGLDAAAVTIVDPVAVPRQGVAQFASLAEWRAAGGTADWIMLGMKPQQLGDVAGDLVDVVNGDTHLLSILAGVSLADLAARFPAAKAQVRILPNLAARIGAGVSAVASNGNADMAAVTALLDALGTVVALDDDSTMDLVTAFTGSGPAFVFRLIESYAAAGERLGLSAEDALKLATATFGGATALLAESGEKPGTLIAQVASKGGTTQAGLDVLDSDGQLAALLTNVLRAARDRGRELADIARGEG
- a CDS encoding TspO/MBR family protein, producing the protein MTEIATQGQLRMSYLRWALVTVPAIVLIGSLMGVLSNSGYDNRWFAALDLPSITPPGWVFGVVWPILYIMLGLSLAMILHARGAKGRGFALLLFFVQLIANFAWSPLFFGQHEVTKALYLIIFILMVTIATAFAFAPIRKAAAWLLVPYMVWLSFASILNFQIDQRNPDAETLVPAAASTQIR